In the Wyeomyia smithii strain HCP4-BCI-WySm-NY-G18 chromosome 2, ASM2978416v1, whole genome shotgun sequence genome, one interval contains:
- the LOC129723089 gene encoding leukocyte surface antigen CD53, which yields MRLSARIKCFRYLVYAYVVLISICGGAQLVIGAFLLWTHQQYSTLVNDQFWQPFVVLIALGLVSQLLCYLGWTATSKKHRCYLGTFCAFLVILIVTQFLISGWAIATKTQLITPAELAIEANFGQFIALNGASKDQTHIWNRLQRDLQCCGFNGIHDYKKVGVPWSCYDPINSKVYSVGCMHSFVRSIEVNMVRVAIVAIAAALIQSLGIFCVIQLVMLLKEPKLMLPTGNNQSLRVKRTRELVPLSSEAATTSSTRTMASTIPTMTIHSSSSTKPPIATKPVVPKIEHPIIK from the exons ATCTGTGGCGGCGCTCAGCTAGTTATTGGCGCGTTCTTATTATGGACCCATCAACAGTATTCGACGTTAGTTAACGATCAGTTTTGGCAGCCGTTCGTGGTATTAATAGCACTAGGGCTGGTCTCACAGTTGCTTTGCTATCTCGGCTGGACTGCTACGAGTAAAAAGCACCGATGCTACTTAGGAACG TTTTGCGCTTTTCTAGTGATACTTATTGTGACTCAGTTTCTCATCAGTGGTTGGGCGATTGCAACCAAAACACAGCTCATCACACCGGCCGAGCTAGCCATCGAGGCCAATTTCGGTCAGTTCATCGCGCTAAATGGCGCTTCTAAAGATCAAACGCACATCTGGAACCGATTGCAGCGGGAC TTGCAATGCTGTGGGTTCAATGGAATCCATGACTACAAAAAAGTGGGTGTCCCGTGGTCTTGTTATGATCCTATCAACAGTAAGGTATATAGTGTAGGATGTATGCACAGTTTCGTCAGAAGTATCGAGGTCAACATGGTCCGAGTAGCGATAGTGGCGATAGCTGCAGCCCTTATACAG AGTCTTGGCATTTTCTGTGTCATCCAACTGGTGATGTTGCTCAAGGAGCCGAAACTGATGCTTCCCACCGGGAATAACCAGTCGCTCCGGGTTAAACGAACCCGGGAACTAGTGCCACTATCGTCGGAAGCTGCCACCACCAGCAGTACCCGCACCATGGCTTCGACAATTCCGACTATGACAAtccacagcagcagcagtacaaAACCGCCGATTGCAACGAAACCAGTCGTGCCTAAAATAGAACATCCCATAATTAAATGA